In the Syngnathus scovelli strain Florida chromosome 8, RoL_Ssco_1.2, whole genome shotgun sequence genome, one interval contains:
- the zgc:162707 gene encoding UPF0524 protein C3orf70 homolog B: MAASSAAKCTKSEKLDEAQNLAKSCAGRPDFLPCDGLSICATHSHGKCFKLHWCCHLGWCHCKYVYQPMTNVCLLPTTAVPPTSTEYSSTMDLSVSLAERFLKLAPCFRSPPHLESPKYCVIADLFVDDYVVKRINGKMCYVQRPLPPAPPEAPRPPTPPTPPQRPTVKPAPAPTPAQRTQGERKKHASPLDKVKGPKMDQCSSPSSSEDSGINALGLHCVESCEDESEREDDELSTDGNSSPGSLWDQDDGSLLSPSKSTIEIIEKIETTV, translated from the exons ATGGCCGCCTCCAGTGCTGCAAAATGTACGAAGAGTGAGAAGTTGGACGAGGCGCAGAATTTGGCCAAAAGCTGCGCGGGGAGACCAGACTTCCTGCCGTGTGACGGACTCTCCATCTGCGCCACGCACAGCCACGGAAAGTGCTTCAAGCTGCACTGGTGCTGCCACCTGGGATGGTGTCACT GCAAGTACGTGTACCAGCCCATGACCAACGTGTGCCTGCTGCCCACCACGGCGGTGCCCCCCACCTCCACCGAGTACAGCAGCACCATGGACCTGTCCGTCTCCCTGGCCGAGCGTTTCCTCAAGCTGGCTCCCTGCTTCCGCTCGCCTCCTCATCTGGAGTCGCCTAAATACTGCGTGATCGCCGACCTCTTTGTGGACGATTACGTGGTCAAGCGCATCAACGGGAAGATGTGCTACGTGCAGCGTCCGCTGCCTCCCGCGCCGCCCGAAGCGCCTCGACCCCCCACTCCCCCGACACCTCCGCAGCGACCCACCGTCAAGCCCGCGCCAGCACCGACCCCGGCCCAGCGTACGCAAGGCGAGCGCAAAAAACACGCCTCCCCCTTGGACAAAGTCAAGGGTCCCAAAATGGACCAGTGCTCGTCTCCGTCCAGCTCCGAGGACTCCGGCATCAACGCGCTGGGCCTGCACTGCGTGGAATCCTGCGAGGACGAAAGCGAGCGGGAggacgacgagctgagcacggacGGAAACTCAAGTCCCGGAAGCCTGTGGGATCAGGACGACGGCTCCCTGCTCTCTCCCTCCAAGTCGACGATTGAGATCATTGAAAAGATCGAAACAACTGTCTGA